The Rosa rugosa chromosome 1, drRosRugo1.1, whole genome shotgun sequence genomic sequence ttttgtcaaacatATTTCATAATCTCCCCCCACCCGGCCACCCCCCGGTCGagttttagatgattgtaaagattatATGTCTGCTTTTCAATCAGTTAGAATTCGTCATATTCCGTGAAACAAATGGTGTAGCAGATAGACTTGCTCACTTAGCTAGTTTATTTCATCAGTTTGATGACACTCATGCTATTATTCAGAATGTATTTtacgaggattattgtaagTGTTTTTCTGTAactcggggttcaggttttatgtcattCTGAGACATaattttaatataataaataGAACTGAGtatggggctgagcctcccagctaaaaaaaatatatatatatggtgtaGCCTAATTCGTGATCCCTCTTATATCTCGCACTGCTCTCCCTTTCTATCATGAGTTTTTATCTGGGTTATGGCCATAGACCATTGTATCCCTTGTCATCAAACTCTAAACAAAACACATTTGGCTTGTCTCTAATGTAGATCTGCAATTTTTATACAACCCTTCAACCATCCTCGTTGATCTCGAGTCTGCTTGAGATCCATCTAGGCACGGATTTTGTAATTGGTACTTGAAGATTGCACGGCTCCTGAACTTGCAGGGTTTTTGGTGGCGTTTCTTTAATTAGTGGCTGCAGCAAGATGATCTTGAAGAAGGAGCTTTGCACGAATAATTTATCACCAACGTTATTTAAACTAGTTAAAAGGTCAACAATTATTCAAATGGTCTTAGAGGTTTTGGCTTGCAGTTTGTTCATTTCTATAatcgaaaggaaaaaaaaaaagaacaaaagaaattgAAGTCACAAATAATTAAACCTTCTGAACCAAGAATTCATTGAAAAGCTTTACAGATTCCAAAATGATTATTTATAATCTAGTTCTGAGTAGCTCATTATGAATCTCAGAATAATCCCAAGTTGTTCACTGGGGAAAATACATTTTTTATTCATTAGTTTTTCTTTATAAAGACGAGGAAAAGATTTATTGACATCAGATAACAAAACAACACTAAGACTTTCTCAATGCATTGACCACCCTACAATTCCTTCTCACCTCCCCAGGTTGCTGGATCTGCAAGTCACCCAATTTTATCATCCCCTCAACAAAGGCCTTGAAAAAGGTTCCTTGGTCTATACTAAACTGCCTCACAAATCCCCTAGTCTGTGGAAATGTGTAAAGTGTTTGATCCGAATTCAGAAACCCTCTGCCGGAAACCAAGTCCTTGAAGTACTGGTTATCAAATAGCACTGATGTTGCATCAAGGTCTCCGGTCACGTTTTGGTCCACATTCAAAGGGCAAAGCTTGTCTAGCTTTTCTCTAAACTTGGGTTCAATGGCAGGATCCGGCCTGCCAGTGCCGGATTGGTTGTAAAGCCGAAACATGATGGAAAAGCACCGAGCTTTGCCAATGGAGTGTGATCCAGAAAGTGCAACCATGTCTTTGACAGAAAGATTGAATTTGCTGAATAGATCAATGAGAAAGGTTGCATTAGATCTTGGACTTGGCATCACATTGTCTGAGGCTTCTTGGCTTGCTGTTAAGCTATCCAATCTTCCCAACTTCACTTCCCAATCTGGTCCTCCAGTCTGAGTAACAAAACATTATGTGATATGAGCTGCATGAACTTGCTCGATCAAAATCTATTTACTGTCCAATATATacgacgaaaaaaaaaatctaaaatgaACTCTAGCTTTGCACACAAATTCTTATTAATTAGTTGTTGTAAGTACTACTTTGATGTCAGTGTAATACCAGGGCAACAGCATCTCTAGAAGCCATGATTATGATATCCGCGCATGAAACAACTCCAGGACAGACATTCTCCAAGGCTTCCTTGGCTTCATCAACAACTTCATAAGATCTCAATGAATTTATATTTGAAAGGGCGAGTTTCTCTCCGAGCATGGTTGGTGTGTCATCAAGTAACAATGAAGCATCACAACCCTACagggataagaaaatattaagTGTTCTGTGTTCAATATATGATAGTAACCATTGACGAAATATAATATCTAGTAAGTCCTTCGGGTTAATTCCAAGGATCTCCGTAGGGAAAGATGGTGAAGGGTTAGGATAAGAAGACGCTAGCTAATATTTTCAAAACGCACGTAACTAGTATTTGGCCTTATATATGTAGTTAATTGGCTTACATTAACAAAGCAATCGTGAAATTGGAGTCGCATGACTGAGGCGAGGCTCCGGGGTTCTCTCATCAAAGCCCTCCACATGACATCTCGGACGATGTATTCGGCTTTTGGACACACTCCCGAGTAATAACCGGTCCGGAGGTGTGTGGCCGCACCGGTTATTATGTGTAGGAGGAAGATGAACAAGAGAGGAGACATTGAATTGGGAGAGATAAGTGACTTAGGCAAGTGTGTCTTTGAATTGGTACGATATAGAGTTTGTTGTGGCTTTTTATACTTGTGGAATGCTCGTACAGAAAGAATGTAGATGTAGTGGTTATTCAATCACTTAAAAAAGAGATGGTTGATATTATTAAGAGGTATTTGAAAGTCAACAAGATGAATATGGTGCAATTAATCCTTCTACAATATGCACTGAGACAAAtattaatccttctagctattAAAGCTGGGCTGATCGAAGTTTGTGGTTCAAAGACGGTTGGCTCGGGTGGAGGTGGTGACGGATTGTCAGGCACCGGTGCAGATGATCGAGGAGGATGGAGTGTGTTATACGAATGATGTAGTGAAAAGCCTAATATCTCTTTTACATGTTCAGACAGTCTCAATTTGTTCAGGGGAAGCAAAACCCAGCGGCTCACGTGATTTGTAACCCAAGAACATGGAGCATTTGTTTGGTTAGAGGCCGAGTTTTCTTGTCTCATCGGGAGGTCGTTTTGCAATTGAAAATGTCAGTGCGGGCGTTAAATTAGCTTATGAGTGTGCCACACCGCGAATAATATGCAGTATAAAAGTTGGAGTTTCAATACTCCAGAGTATCATAAGATTTTCAGAAAATGACAGTATTTGAGCTCGATCATTCAAAAGTACTaaaatttttaaataattttgagAGAAAGTTTGAATTTGTAAAAGAACCCGCACGCGGTTCAACATCCCCGTAAATATATGTTTTTATACAAATGATGAAACAAATCTTAGACGTGTATGAACATATTCAGAAATTTGTCATACTAGAATTGACAATATCCAATTAGAAGTAAGATAACAAATAATATCGAACAGTAAATCTTGAATCTTTCATAGCATCTAAAGGcctagatttctttaaaagttaaacaaacaaaaaaaacaaaatcacgGAAATCGAACTATGCTTGACCCTTTGGAATCCTTTTTGGCACTTTTACGGCCATAACAAAATTAAGAAAATGAAACGTTACACAACTTATTAAATATACTCTAAGCTATAAACATACTTAAATTTTGATGGATCGAGCCGTTGATAATCAATTTAGACAACAAATAGTATTTTGGTGAAGTCATGCATGATCATGAAAAGTTCACTACTGTCTACTGCTCTCATCTCTAGTGTAATTAAATGGCCCATAGCATGATAGTTTGCGCTTTGAGGATAGTTTGCGCTTTGAGGGCTCTCCCGGAATTGCTTATAAATTGTGTTGATAACTTCAAATTCTGATAGCAGTAACTCTAGTATTTTGCTGCTAATTATGTTCAATGATTATTTTAACTTCCAGTTTTTTGGATTTGATTGTTTTAGAGACACTCTTGTATTTAGTTTTGTTgtgcttttttcttcttttaaaaaTTTTTTAATGGTTATTTATTTGGGTAAATACCCAAAGCCAACAAGTTCCAAAGTGATGGTACTGTAATGTCAGCCAATGTGATGGTCCATTTCGGATCCTTATTATGCAACTGTCCTAGTTGTAGGACCAGAACACCAGATATTTGAAGCCCCTCAATTCACATTCACCAATTAAGTCTGAGATGTCAATCTAGCTGTGGTCCACCTGTATCTAGCTGTGGACCATTGGCGCGTGAGCAACACGCACGCTGTCAATCTAGCTGTGGTCCACCTGTGTCTTGATCCACAATTGAATTTTCGTGTCCCTTGATGTATAGATATATGGCTACAGTCGAAGCACTTACCCACTATACAAACCACTCACTTTCTTCCGCTTGATGTTGTGTCACATATTAACTTTTCTCCCGACATAGTTATACCCTCAGACCTCAGTTTGATTTATTGAAACCCTTTCACTTTTGTTTACTCTACATTATTGTATCGAGCAGATTAGTTTGATACACAGGTAAATTAGCTCGATATAATAGTAGATTAATTTGAGATCAAGTCAAGCTAGTCTATTTATGCATGAAGTCAGTCTACCTCTGCATCAAATCTAATCTACTTGATGTATtgatacattaatgtaccgtataattttctttcatttttttctttctgatcaTCAAAATAATCAAAAATTGTTTGATCATGTCATTTCATTATCTTCATGCTGAGAAATttttaggtg encodes the following:
- the LOC133723746 gene encoding peroxidase 17-like, whose protein sequence is MSPLLFIFLLHIITGAATHLRTGYYSGVCPKAEYIVRDVMWRALMREPRSLASVMRLQFHDCFVNGCDASLLLDDTPTMLGEKLALSNINSLRSYEVVDEAKEALENVCPGVVSCADIIIMASRDAVALTGGPDWEVKLGRLDSLTASQEASDNVMPSPRSNATFLIDLFSKFNLSVKDMVALSGSHSIGKARCFSIMFRLYNQSGTGRPDPAIEPKFREKLDKLCPLNVDQNVTGDLDATSVLFDNQYFKDLVSGRGFLNSDQTLYTFPQTRGFVRQFSIDQGTFFKAFVEGMIKLGDLQIQQPGEVRRNCRVVNALRKS